One window of the Stegostoma tigrinum isolate sSteTig4 chromosome 16, sSteTig4.hap1, whole genome shotgun sequence genome contains the following:
- the cog4 gene encoding conserved oligomeric Golgi complex subunit 4 isoform X3: MITFTCNLAENVSSKVRQLDLAKNRIYQAIQRADDILDLKFCTDGVQTALRNEDYEQAAAHVHRYLSLDKSVIELSRQGKEANIIDANLNLLQEAEQRLRVIVAEKFHVAIKEGDLPQVERFFKIFPLLGLHEEGLNKFSEYLCKQIADKAEENLHLALSTEMSDRRAAVTFADTLTLLFEGIARIVETHQPIVETYYGPGRLYTLIKYLQVECDQQVEKVVDKFIQQRDYHRKFQRVQNSMMRSLTVDKIEPRELDTILAEVTLMNARAELYLRFLRRRITADFEVCDAVASEEVKQEHQKALDKLCNLCLLSRNMQELIGYYITMEEYFMREMVNKAVAMDVCEKGQLTSSMVDDVFFIVKKSIGRALASSNIDCLCAMINHSTTVLESDFREVLYNKLRMGFPATTFQDIQRGVTSAVNIMHSSLQQGKFDTKGIESTDEAKQSFLVTLNNVEMCSEYLLTLKKNLESDCTKLFNQGLGAEQAQAKIDSCLSDLAAVSNKFKDLLQEGLAELNSTAIKPQIKPWITGFLSISHNIEEEEFNDYEANDPWVQQFILNLEQLMTEFKAGLSQVIYDNLTGLMTSLIAIELEKVVLKSTFSRLGGLQFDKELRSLIAYLTSVITWTIRDKFARLSQMATILNLERVTEILDYWGQNSGPLTWRLTPAEVRQVLALRNDFRSEDIKRLRL, encoded by the exons AACCGGATTTACCAGGCTATTCAACGAGCAGATGACATTTTGGATCTGAAATTCTGCACTGATGGAGTACAGACAGCTCTGCGCAATGAGGACTATGAGCAGGCAGCAGCACACGTTCATCGGTACCTGTCACTCGACAAATCTGTAATTGAACTGAGCAGACAGGGCAAGGAAG CCAATATAATCGACGCAAACCTAAACCTTTTGCAAGAGGCAGAACAGCGGTTAAGAGTGATTGTAGCTGAAAAGTTTCATGTGGCCATCAAAGAAGGTGACTTACCACAAGTGGAGCGCTTCTTCAAGATTTTTCCACTGCTGGGATTACACGAGGAAGGGTTGAACAAGTTCTCAGAGTACCTGTGTAAACAG ATTGCAGACAAAGCTGAAGAAAACCTTCATTTGGCATTGAGCACAGAGATGAGTGATCGTAGAGCAGCTGTTACCTTTGCTGATACCCTCACACTGCTCTTTGAAG GGATTGCTCGAATCGTGGAGACTCACCAGCCCATTGTTGAAACGTACTATGGACCTGGGCGGTTGTACACACTTATTAAATACTTACAGGTGGAGTGTGATCAACAGGTTGAAAAGGTGGTGGATAAATTCATTCAGCAGAGGGATTATCACAGAAAG TTCCAGCGTGTTCAGAACAGTATGATGAGAAGCTTGACGGTGGATAAGATAGAGCCCAG AGAATTGGACACTATTTTAGCGGAAGTTACATTGATGAATGCTCGTGCAGAATTGTACCTGCGCTTCTTAAGGAGAAGAATCACtgcagattttgaagtttgtgatgCGGTAGCATCAGAAGAAGTGAAACAAG AGCATCAGAAGGCACTGGATAAACTCTGTAACCTATGCTTGCTGAGCCGGAATATGCAGGAGCTTATTGGATATTACATCACAATGGAAGAATACTTCATGAGAGAAATGGTCAACAAG GCTGTGGCGATGGATGTCTGTGAGAAGGGCCAGTTGACTTCCAGCATGGTGGACGATGTGTTTTTCATTGTGAAGAAGTCCATCGGGCGTGCTCTGGCAAGCTCAAACATTGACTGCCTGTGTGCCATGATCAACCATTCCACCACTGTACTGGAGTCAGATTTCAG GGAAGTGCTTTATAATAAGCTCCGGATGGGATTTCCTGCCACAACCTTTCAGGATATACAGCGTGGAGTAACTAGTGCTGTGAATATCATGCATTCCAGCCTGCAGCAGGGCAAATTTGACACCAAGGGCATTGAAAGCACAGATGAAGCTAAACAATCTTTCCTG GTGACTCTGAACAATGTGGAGATGTGCAGTGAATATCTTCTGACCTTAAAAAAGAACCTGGAG AGTGACTGTACAAAACTGTTCAACCAAGGACTGGGAGCAGAGCAAGCACAAGCAAAGATTGACAGCTGCCTATCGGATTTGGCTGCAGTCTCCAACAAGTTCAAGGACCTCCTGCAG GAAGGTTTAGCAGAACTCAACAGCACAGCTATCAAGCCACAGATTAAGCCCTGGATAACTGGgttcctctccatctctcacaaTATTGAGGAG GAGGAGTTTAATGATTATGAAGCCAATGATCCCTGGGTTCAACAATTTATTCTCAACCTGGAGCAACTGATGACAGAGTTCAAG GCTGGATTGTCTCAGGTCATCTATGATAATCTCACTGGTCTGATGACAAGCCTGATTGCAATTGAACTGGAAAAGGTGGTTCTCAAGTCAACTTTTAGCCGG CTTGGTGGGTTGCAGTTTGACAAGGAGCTCCGATCGCTTATTGCATACCTGACATCAGTGATCACGTGGACCATTCGTGACAAGTTCGCTCGCCTCTCTCAGATGGCAACTATACTGAATCTAGAAAGG GTCACTGAGATCTTGGATTACTGGGGACAGAACTCTGGTCCATTGACCTGGCGTCTTACGCCTGCTGAGGTGCGTCAGGTGCTAGCACTGCGGAATGACTTTCGTAGTGAGGACATCAAGAGACTTCGCTTGTAG